One part of the Candidatus Bathyarchaeota archaeon genome encodes these proteins:
- a CDS encoding ferredoxin family protein, protein MPENTYQGIPRNKIPWDPKIDYTKCTTCGKCIEFCHTHAFKLKEVNGNKRTVVNPNHCVVFCRGCEDICPAGAISHPNEEVTRKVIDSLRGEQKP, encoded by the coding sequence ATGCCAGAAAACACATACCAAGGAATCCCCCGCAACAAAATCCCCTGGGACCCCAAAATAGACTACACCAAATGCACCACCTGCGGCAAATGCATAGAGTTCTGCCACACGCACGCCTTCAAACTAAAAGAAGTCAACGGCAACAAAAGAACAGTCGTTAACCCAAACCACTGCGTCGTTTTCTGCCGAGGATGCGAAGATATTTGTCCAGCAGGCGCCATATCTCATCCTAACGAAGAGGTAACTCGCAAAGTAATAGATAGTTTACGAGGCGAGCAGAAACCATGA
- a CDS encoding zinc finger domain-containing protein, translating to MSEKLSLVTCTSCGKPIPPGSESTKFLCPNCGEIQIKRDGKCRKFGRLYRCPKCGFQGP from the coding sequence ATGTCAGAGAAGTTGTCATTAGTCACATGTACAAGCTGCGGAAAACCGATTCCACCGGGCAGCGAATCCACAAAGTTCCTGTGCCCCAACTGCGGCGAAATCCAGATTAAACGCGACGGCAAATGCCGAAAGTTCGGTCGGCTCTACCGATGCCCCAAATGCGGGTTCCAAGGACCATAA
- a CDS encoding site-specific integrase produces the protein MVAEIQQTVILRKETFDINTTLAKYEWYLQKEGYRPSTIHGRTRLLKILWRREADFYDPESVKTIISKQKWCEGRKGNAVDAYSNYLTMVGGTWTRPIYTGIAKIPFVPKETEIDQLIAGCSLKVGVFLQLLKETRARPGEIWHCDEDYFDFETNTVNITPEKNSNPRIFNMSQKLVGMLHNLPRSYGKYYFAPPEMDLDSFRINFERQRTSLAAKLNNPRLKRIMFKTLRTWGGTMDYHRTKDVIYVMKRLGHKNIKNTLIYIQLEEALFKDEIDYISKVAKTEAEACVLIEAGFDFVCDFDGHKLFRKRKC, from the coding sequence TTGGTTGCAGAAATACAGCAAACTGTAATTCTGCGGAAAGAAACCTTTGACATCAACACAACACTTGCCAAATACGAGTGGTATCTACAGAAGGAAGGCTATCGACCATCAACAATACATGGACGCACAAGACTGCTAAAGATTCTTTGGCGACGCGAAGCAGACTTTTACGACCCAGAATCGGTGAAGACAATTATTTCAAAACAGAAATGGTGCGAAGGCAGAAAAGGCAATGCAGTCGACGCTTACAGCAATTATTTAACAATGGTTGGCGGAACATGGACAAGACCAATCTATACTGGCATTGCAAAGATACCGTTTGTTCCCAAAGAAACCGAAATCGATCAACTGATAGCAGGTTGCAGCCTTAAAGTCGGCGTATTCTTGCAGCTACTAAAAGAGACACGTGCTCGACCCGGGGAAATCTGGCATTGCGATGAGGACTATTTCGACTTTGAAACCAACACCGTAAACATTACGCCTGAAAAAAACAGTAACCCAAGAATCTTTAACATGAGCCAAAAGCTAGTTGGAATGCTACATAACCTACCACGATCATACGGAAAATACTATTTTGCCCCGCCAGAGATGGACCTTGATAGTTTCAGAATTAACTTTGAACGACAACGCACAAGCTTAGCCGCTAAACTCAATAATCCACGGCTAAAAAGAATCATGTTTAAGACGTTGCGAACTTGGGGTGGCACAATGGATTATCACCGCACCAAAGACGTAATCTACGTGATGAAACGGCTTGGCCACAAAAACATCAAAAATACGCTGATTTACATTCAACTCGAAGAGGCACTTTTCAAAGACGAAATAGACTACATCTCTAAGGTGGCAAAGACTGAGGCTGAAGCATGCGTTCTAATCGAGGCTGGCTTTGATTTCGTATGCGATTTTGACGGGCATAAACTGTTTAGGAAAAGGAAGTGCTAA
- a CDS encoding elongation factor 1-beta, with amino-acid sequence MGAILVVYKVFPEDIVEDFEPLKEKIKAIIPEHSSVEGWGTEDVAFGLKALLVQLRFPEDKMGLVDEFETALSKIPGVSQAQSFNIRRTSRD; translated from the coding sequence ATGGGCGCAATTCTGGTAGTCTACAAGGTTTTCCCCGAAGACATAGTTGAGGACTTTGAGCCCCTTAAAGAAAAAATCAAAGCCATAATCCCTGAGCATAGCTCAGTTGAAGGCTGGGGAACAGAAGACGTTGCATTCGGCCTTAAAGCGCTCCTGGTTCAGCTTCGTTTTCCCGAAGACAAAATGGGCTTAGTCGATGAATTCGAAACTGCCCTAAGCAAAATCCCCGGGGTCAGCCAAGCTCAGAGCTTCAACATCCGCAGGACAAGCCGAGACTAA
- a CDS encoding molybdopterin-guanine dinucleotide biosynthesis protein MobB, with amino-acid sequence MPKFVAVVGGDHSENKAVIQKLVSVLKSRGHHVAMIKEMKSIEALGIPEGSGETMEFRAASEEIVVASPLAQTAMFIKKKLCLNELVPFLDEMDYVLLEGFDKEKVFAKIIVAKTALEAASFSDGLAIAISGSVAETKDQTQVSAFEIPLFNIECQAEELANVVEEKAFVMLPNLKNCAFCHPVGECGYVTCYENAKAIVSGKSKTKGCPLTVKEKFIIEVNGVKVPLKDFPQMILQNMILGMLSSLHGTDDVKTVKIEIEKE; translated from the coding sequence ATGCCCAAATTTGTAGCGGTAGTTGGCGGCGATCATTCCGAAAATAAAGCTGTAATCCAAAAGTTAGTTTCGGTTCTCAAGAGCAGAGGCCATCATGTGGCTATGATCAAAGAAATGAAGAGCATAGAAGCATTAGGGATTCCTGAAGGTTCTGGGGAAACTATGGAATTTAGGGCGGCGAGTGAAGAAATCGTTGTTGCCTCACCGCTTGCTCAGACGGCCATGTTCATTAAAAAGAAACTATGCTTGAATGAGTTGGTTCCTTTCTTAGATGAAATGGATTATGTTCTCTTAGAGGGCTTTGATAAGGAGAAAGTCTTTGCAAAAATTATTGTTGCCAAAACCGCTTTGGAAGCCGCTTCTTTTTCAGATGGACTTGCCATTGCCATTTCCGGTTCAGTGGCAGAAACAAAAGATCAAACACAGGTATCTGCCTTTGAGATTCCTCTTTTTAATATCGAATGTCAAGCAGAAGAACTCGCCAACGTAGTTGAAGAAAAGGCATTTGTGATGTTGCCTAATCTTAAGAATTGTGCATTTTGTCACCCCGTCGGAGAATGTGGATACGTTACATGCTACGAGAACGCCAAAGCCATAGTTTCCGGTAAATCTAAAACAAAAGGCTGCCCGCTCACTGTAAAAGAGAAGTTCATCATAGAAGTAAACGGTGTTAAGGTCCCCTTGAAGGATTTCCCCCAGATGATCCTTCAAAACATGATACTGGGCATGCTCTCATCCCTGCATGGAACTGATGACGTAAAGACCGTAAAGATCGAAATAGAAAAGGAATAG
- a CDS encoding CDC48 family AAA ATPase, which yields MSEVQLRVGDARQRDVGRGIARIDQRTMQKLGISAGDVIEIINKRTTSAIAWPAYSEDQNRDIIRIDGFTRKNSGVAINEYVVVRPAKVKTAMSLTLAPVDMRLNVDEDFTNFVKNRLMERTLVEGDTTLVMMLGHAIPFTVSKTRPHGIIKVTTETRLTILNEPAPEGKGLPRTTYEDIGGLHEEIQRVREMVELPLRHPELFQRLGIEPPKGVLLHGPPGCGKTLLARAVANESEANFYSINGPEIMSKFYGESEARLREIFQQAQQNAPSIIFVDELDAIAPKREEVTGEVERRVVAQLLALMDGLSGRGNVIVIGATNRPGALDPALRRPGRFDREIEISVPDKKGRYEVLQIHTRGMPLHGVDVPEEQKTGQDVDLKKLAGMTHGYTGADLSALSRETAMKALRRYLPQINLEEERIPPAVLEKMEVTMDDFVGAYKEVTPTAMREVYIEVSTVHWDDAGGLDDVKQHLKEAVEWPLKNPEMFTRLGIRPPKGILMYGPPGCGKTLLARAVATESEANFISIKGPEVFSKWVGESEKAIREVFRKARMAAPAVIFLDEIDSLTPRRGMGMSDSGVSERVISQLLTEMDGITTLQDIVVIAATNRPDMVDSAVIRPGRFDRLIYVPEPDDKSRLQIFKIYTKGMPINPDVDVNQLAMMTKYYSGADIESLCREAAMHSLRHDVNAREVHMKDFQDAMKEMGPSITPDMEKWYKSFMQQIRQVQKPATPVA from the coding sequence ATGAGTGAAGTTCAACTGCGCGTCGGAGACGCACGGCAAAGAGATGTCGGCAGAGGAATCGCCCGCATCGACCAACGCACCATGCAGAAATTAGGCATCAGCGCTGGAGACGTAATTGAAATCATAAACAAACGCACCACAAGCGCTATTGCTTGGCCAGCATACAGCGAAGACCAGAACCGGGACATCATCCGCATCGACGGGTTCACCCGTAAGAACAGCGGCGTAGCCATTAACGAGTACGTGGTGGTTCGCCCCGCTAAAGTGAAAACTGCCATGTCGTTGACGCTTGCGCCGGTGGATATGCGCCTTAACGTGGATGAGGACTTCACCAACTTCGTCAAGAACCGCCTAATGGAACGCACCCTAGTAGAGGGCGACACCACATTGGTTATGATGCTGGGACATGCCATCCCCTTCACGGTTTCCAAAACGCGGCCGCATGGCATCATCAAAGTCACAACTGAAACCCGCCTCACCATCCTCAACGAACCCGCCCCCGAAGGTAAAGGGTTACCCCGCACAACCTACGAGGACATCGGTGGACTCCACGAGGAAATCCAGCGGGTCCGAGAAATGGTTGAGCTACCGCTTCGCCACCCCGAACTTTTCCAGCGACTCGGGATTGAGCCACCAAAGGGTGTGCTGCTGCATGGTCCGCCGGGCTGCGGCAAAACGTTGCTGGCAAGGGCAGTGGCTAACGAATCCGAAGCCAACTTCTACAGCATCAACGGCCCGGAAATCATGAGCAAATTCTACGGCGAATCCGAAGCGAGGCTACGCGAGATATTCCAGCAGGCCCAGCAGAACGCGCCCAGCATAATCTTCGTGGATGAACTCGATGCAATTGCTCCGAAACGGGAGGAAGTCACCGGTGAAGTTGAAAGACGCGTCGTCGCGCAGCTTTTAGCCTTGATGGATGGACTTTCAGGCAGAGGCAACGTTATCGTTATAGGCGCAACTAACCGCCCCGGAGCACTTGACCCCGCGCTACGTAGACCAGGCCGCTTTGACCGCGAAATAGAAATCAGTGTACCTGACAAAAAAGGGCGATATGAAGTCCTGCAAATACACACCCGCGGCATGCCGCTTCACGGCGTTGACGTCCCTGAAGAACAAAAAACAGGACAAGACGTTGACCTAAAGAAACTTGCAGGCATGACGCATGGCTACACTGGCGCCGACCTCTCCGCGCTGAGCAGAGAAACCGCCATGAAGGCGCTGCGCAGATATCTGCCCCAGATTAACCTTGAGGAAGAACGTATACCCCCCGCGGTGCTTGAAAAGATGGAGGTCACCATGGATGATTTCGTGGGCGCCTACAAGGAAGTAACTCCGACGGCTATGCGTGAAGTCTACATTGAAGTCTCCACCGTGCACTGGGATGATGCAGGCGGATTAGATGATGTTAAGCAGCACCTCAAAGAAGCCGTGGAGTGGCCACTTAAAAACCCCGAGATGTTCACTCGCCTAGGCATCCGTCCGCCAAAAGGCATCTTGATGTATGGTCCGCCGGGCTGCGGCAAAACGCTGCTGGCAAGGGCAGTTGCAACGGAAAGCGAAGCCAACTTTATCTCCATTAAAGGCCCTGAAGTGTTCAGTAAATGGGTCGGTGAATCCGAAAAAGCAATCCGCGAAGTCTTCCGTAAAGCCCGCATGGCAGCGCCCGCAGTGATATTCCTCGATGAAATCGATTCGCTGACTCCTCGACGCGGCATGGGTATGAGTGACAGTGGCGTCTCTGAACGCGTCATCAGCCAACTTCTCACCGAGATGGACGGGATAACGACCCTTCAAGACATCGTGGTTATCGCAGCTACCAATCGCCCCGACATGGTTGACTCCGCGGTTATCCGCCCCGGACGCTTCGACCGCCTCATATATGTGCCTGAACCAGACGATAAAAGCCGACTGCAGATCTTTAAAATCTACACCAAAGGCATGCCTATCAATCCCGACGTGGACGTAAACCAGCTTGCAATGATGACAAAGTACTACAGTGGCGCAGACATCGAATCGCTGTGCCGCGAAGCCGCCATGCATAGTCTTCGCCACGACGTGAACGCCCGAGAAGTCCACATGAAGGATTTCCAAGATGCCATGAAGGAGATGGGCCCCTCGATTACGCCGGATATGGAGAAGTGGTATAAGAGCTTCATGCAGCAAATCCGACAAGTACAAAAGCCAGCAACCCCAGTTGCATAA
- a CDS encoding arsenate reductase ArsC codes for MKKQKILFICTHNSARSQMAEGLLRHIYGEKYEVFSAGTNPTKINPLAIKALAEIGIDISKQHSKGLEEFSETEIDLAVSVCQSSAKVLCTLCSSPVTALGRPLIINAKLHKTKDYFVKGFQDPSEAEGSEEERLSAFRQVRDEIKGWIIAFFANLNVNQPVR; via the coding sequence ATGAAGAAACAAAAAATTCTTTTCATCTGCACCCACAATTCTGCTCGGTCACAGATGGCTGAAGGACTCCTAAGACACATCTATGGAGAAAAATATGAGGTTTTCAGTGCAGGCACAAACCCAACAAAAATTAATCCTTTAGCGATTAAAGCCCTAGCTGAAATAGGAATCGACATCTCAAAGCAGCACTCCAAAGGCTTAGAAGAATTCAGCGAAACAGAAATCGATTTAGCAGTCTCCGTTTGCCAAAGCAGCGCCAAAGTCCTCTGTACACTCTGCTCATCGCCCGTAACAGCCCTGGGTAGGCCACTGATAATTAATGCGAAATTACACAAAACCAAAGATTATTTTGTGAAGGGTTTTCAAGATCCCTCTGAAGCGGAAGGGTCAGAAGAAGAGCGGCTTTCAGCATTTCGACAGGTACGAGACGAAATCAAGGGGTGGATAATCGCGTTTTTTGCTAATCTAAACGTCAACCAACCTGTTCGGTGA